The proteins below are encoded in one region of Xenopus laevis strain J_2021 chromosome 8L, Xenopus_laevis_v10.1, whole genome shotgun sequence:
- the gphb5.L gene encoding glycoprotein hormone beta-5 has translation MNKKRVMFPVLQLLVLALCLSTAAGSNISLRTFIGCAVREFTFLAKKPGCRGLRVTTDACWGRCETWEKPSLDPPYIEAHHRVCTYNETKLVTVKLPNCSPDIDPFFTYPVAIRCDCDICSTSTTECETF, from the exons ATGAACAAGAAGAGGGTGATGTTCCCTGTCCTGCAGCTTCTGGTTTTAGCCCTGTGTCTCAGCACCGCTGCAGGATCCAATATAAGTCTGAGAACGTTCATTGGATGTGCTGTGAGGGAATTCACATTCTTAGCAAAGAAACCTGGCTGCAGAGGTCTGCGTGTGACTACTGATGCCTGCTGGGGGCGCTGTGAGACCTGGGAG AAGCCATCCCTAGATCCTCCGTACATAGAAGCCCACCACAGAGTCTGCACTTACAATGAAACTAAACTGGTTACTgtaaaactgccaaactgcagCCCAGACATTGACCCATTCTTTACCTACCCAGTTGCCATTAGATGTGACTGTGACATTTGTTCCACTTCTACTACAGAATGTGAGACATTTTAA